In Halorientalis sp. LT38, a genomic segment contains:
- a CDS encoding N-6 DNA methylase produces MGPFRDVDVDEHRRTYVSSARDRLSEGGAVATARDRWASFVRTSHGDVFAEMAVDDPVDAAFVETLYVDYLLDCLLDAVEGSTGTAIANREPGTNTGATGGAFGDLHDEILPPDRGREQVLESVRERDLGRLTPDRLRDLYAEVVPHAVRLALGEFYTPRAVADLALESLPETVADATVLDPGCGSGVFLTAALERKREGWTGDSESFLDAATDSVVGIDVNPVAVKSATLSYAVALFDELEAADRESVALPVFLTDALALTRDDEIRVRGASLDASFDALVGNPPWVPWERLSERLKDRWRAEYVDRLDLQPHDGVTARLGHSNDDVSVPFAWVCVHRYLREGGAAAFVLKRDLMRGPAGAVLRRLRVGDRALDLRDVQDLSALTPFPEVGANAAVYAFAADAQASFPVPATVWTAGEDSADFGSLSALHESATATATELVPLAPDDPSTPWLRADAERAALGPCDHEIRHGLKDDANAVFGLEREALDRIEDDLVYPYLKSRHVRKWGLTGHDLRLVPQRQAGEDNEERLQREYPDAYAYLRDHREQLTDRSSSWLDHGPFYSVFGLGAYTWADYKIAWCRLGFKPDFTVVSTRTDPDLGERQAIPGDHYMFVAADDRRTAHFLCALLNSAPYQRTLRDLSSNGKASLTKSVVSELRLPDPAACPHSDRLADLSIRAHELVADAQRADGDGGPDPESPALSAIEAEIDRLVEAWLTDRAPVGSAEVTGE; encoded by the coding sequence ATGGGCCCGTTCCGGGACGTCGACGTCGACGAGCACAGAAGGACCTACGTCAGTAGCGCCCGGGACCGACTGTCCGAGGGCGGCGCCGTCGCCACCGCGAGGGACCGCTGGGCGTCGTTCGTCCGGACCAGCCACGGCGACGTGTTCGCCGAGATGGCAGTCGACGACCCCGTCGATGCGGCGTTCGTCGAGACGCTGTACGTCGACTACCTGCTGGACTGCCTGCTCGATGCCGTCGAAGGCAGTACGGGGACGGCGATCGCGAATCGGGAACCGGGCACGAACACGGGCGCGACGGGCGGCGCGTTCGGCGATTTGCACGACGAAATCCTGCCGCCGGACCGCGGGCGCGAGCAGGTGCTCGAATCGGTCCGGGAGCGCGACCTTGGGCGGCTCACACCCGACCGCCTCCGGGATCTCTACGCCGAGGTGGTCCCGCACGCGGTCCGCCTCGCGCTGGGCGAATTCTACACCCCGCGCGCCGTCGCCGACCTGGCGCTGGAGTCGCTCCCCGAGACGGTCGCGGACGCGACGGTCCTCGATCCGGGCTGTGGCTCCGGCGTCTTCCTGACGGCCGCGCTGGAGCGGAAACGCGAGGGCTGGACGGGCGACTCCGAATCGTTCCTCGACGCCGCGACCGATTCCGTCGTGGGCATCGACGTGAACCCCGTCGCCGTCAAGAGCGCGACGCTCTCCTACGCGGTGGCCCTGTTCGACGAACTCGAGGCCGCGGACCGCGAGTCGGTCGCCCTCCCCGTGTTCCTGACCGACGCGCTCGCGCTGACACGCGACGACGAGATCCGGGTTCGCGGTGCCTCGCTCGATGCGTCGTTCGATGCCCTCGTCGGAAATCCGCCGTGGGTTCCCTGGGAGCGACTCTCCGAGCGGCTCAAGGACCGCTGGCGAGCGGAGTACGTCGACCGACTGGATCTGCAGCCCCACGACGGGGTGACGGCCCGCCTGGGCCACAGCAACGACGACGTCTCGGTACCCTTCGCCTGGGTCTGCGTCCACCGGTACCTCCGGGAGGGTGGGGCGGCGGCGTTCGTCCTGAAACGCGACCTGATGCGGGGGCCCGCGGGCGCGGTCCTGCGCCGGCTTCGCGTGGGTGATCGGGCACTGGATCTGCGGGACGTGCAGGACCTCTCGGCGCTGACGCCCTTCCCCGAAGTCGGCGCGAACGCGGCCGTCTACGCGTTCGCGGCCGACGCGCAGGCGTCCTTCCCGGTCCCCGCGACGGTCTGGACCGCCGGTGAGGACTCGGCTGACTTCGGGTCGCTGTCGGCCCTGCATGAGAGCGCGACGGCGACGGCGACCGAACTCGTGCCGCTCGCGCCGGACGATCCGTCGACGCCGTGGCTCCGGGCCGACGCGGAGCGGGCGGCGCTCGGCCCCTGCGACCACGAGATCAGACACGGGCTGAAAGACGACGCCAACGCCGTCTTCGGGCTGGAGCGCGAGGCCCTCGACCGGATCGAGGACGACCTGGTCTACCCGTACCTGAAGTCGCGACACGTGCGGAAGTGGGGGCTGACCGGCCACGACCTTCGGCTGGTGCCCCAGCGGCAGGCGGGCGAGGACAACGAGGAGCGCCTGCAGCGGGAGTATCCGGACGCCTACGCCTACCTCCGGGACCACAGGGAGCAACTGACCGACCGCTCGTCGTCCTGGCTGGATCACGGCCCCTTCTACTCCGTGTTCGGACTCGGAGCCTACACCTGGGCCGACTACAAGATCGCGTGGTGTCGGCTGGGGTTCAAGCCCGACTTCACCGTCGTGTCGACGCGGACGGATCCCGACCTTGGCGAGCGACAGGCCATTCCAGGGGATCACTACATGTTCGTCGCCGCGGACGACCGCCGAACGGCGCACTTCCTCTGTGCGTTGCTCAACTCCGCGCCCTACCAGCGGACGCTCCGTGACCTCTCCTCGAACGGGAAGGCGAGCCTCACGAAGTCCGTGGTCTCCGAGTTGCGACTGCCGGACCCGGCGGCCTGCCCGCACAGCGATCGGCTGGCCGACCTGTCGATCCGGGCCCACGAACTCGTGGCCGACGCCCAGCGGGCGGACGGTGACGGGGGCCCGGATCCCGAGTCACCGGCGCTGTCGGCCATCGAGGCCGAGATCGATCGACTCGTCGAGGCGTGGCTGACCGACCGCGCACCTGTCGGCTCGGCGGAGGTAACGGGCGAGTGA